From Ananas comosus cultivar F153 linkage group 8, ASM154086v1, whole genome shotgun sequence, one genomic window encodes:
- the LOC109714498 gene encoding uncharacterized protein LOC109714498 isoform X1: MYIYIYTYPLNHKTLGPGFDRSFAFPKKQHDIQQDMRDPFNSPVDIENADHRSPIELTRPDVMSPHTDYMLGNGDSGPSISSSDYLVRHQNHRASIPNNSSGEELNTRFLDPEITELYSRSRFQEDEIVILQKQIAHACLRELELLNEKHILERKLSELRLAIDEKEDDAISGALKELTQKKNHLEENRRLVNDIKIAEEEVYKFTSSLISLLAEYNIRPPLLNASTLTSGAKHLYQNMEWKIRSLNKMQGSKHQYPQQPSNQHVEPVFDKTGFIHDYDLMDPRETVGPSGAYFEDNTGDGGNLRSNADLQFYMLNAQDNHEYSLDVGVLGEFPFPGINDFQIAGEARPGCTLRACGFPTNGTTLCIFQWVRYRENGTRESIEGATVPDYVVTADDVDTLLAVDCTPMDDNGRQGELVRVFANNQNKITCDPDMQRDIDSYTSAGRATFNVLLLVDSSDDWELTNLILRRTGYQIKVRQTEAVLFEEKYSSDLHIKVPYGFSNQFVLVTSSGTNLPFSTGGTSQPSSTENDVRLRDIVVLTMRIFQSKAVDGKRKGKA, encoded by the exons atgtatatatatatatatacatacccaTTAAATCATAAAACGCTTGGCCCCGGATTTGATCGGAGCTTCGCTTTCCCAAAGAAGCAG CACGATATACAACAGGATATGCGCGACCCTTTTAATTCTCCAGTAGATATTGAAAATGCGGATCACCGGTCACCGATTGAGCTCACACGGCCCGATGTGATGTCACCTCATACGGATTATATGCTTGGGAATGGTGACTCTGGGCCGTCGATATCGAGCTCCGATTATTTGGTCAG GCATCAAAATCACAGAGCATCTATTCCCAATAATTCAAGCGGGGAAGAACTCAATACCCGTTTCTTGGATCCAGAAATCACG GAACTTTACTCTAGATCTCGTTTCCAGGAAGACGAGATCGTGATTCTTCAAAAGCAAATTGCACATGCCTGCTTGAGA GAGCTTGAGTTGCTGAATGAGAAGCACATTTTGGAGAGAAAGCTTTCTGAATTACGACTG gCAATTGATGAGAAGGAGGATGATGCCATATCTGGGGCCTTAAAAGAATTAACTCAGAAGAAAAACCATCTGGAAGAAAATAGAAGGCTTGTTAATGATATAAAA ATTGCAGAGGAGGAAGTATACAAATTCACATCTTCTTTGATCAGCTTGTTGGCTGAATACAATATTCGTCCCCCTTTGCTAAATGCTTCAACACTGACAAGTGGCGCAAAG CACTTATACCAAAATATGGAATGGAAGATCAGATCTTTGAAT AAAATGCAGGGGTCAAAGCATCAGTACCCTCAGCAACCAAGCAATCAGCATGTCGAGCCGGTGTTTGACAAAACAGGCTTCATTCATGACTATGACCTGATGGATCCCAG GGAGACTGTAGGTCCTAGTGGTGCTTATTTCGAAGATAATACTGGCGATGGAGGAAACTTACGATCAAATGCCGATTTACAGTTTTACATGCTCAACGCGCAAGACAATCATGAATACTCTCTTGATG TTGGTGTACTAGGTGAGTTCCCCTTCCCCGGTATAAACGATTTTCAGATTGCTGGTGAGGCTAGGCCAGGTTGCACTTTAAGAGCTTGCGGCTTTCCTACAAATGGTACTACTCTATGTATCTTTCAG TGGGTTAGGTATCGCGAAAATGGCACTAGGGAGTCCATTGAAG gTGCCACAGTGCCAGACTACGTGGTAACTGCTGATGATGTTGATACCCTTCTTGCTGTAGACTGCACACCGATGGACGACAATGGCCGCCAG GGTGAATTGGTGAGGGTGTTCGCCAACAATCAGAACAAGATAACCTGTG ATCCAGACATGCAGCGTGACATCGATTCATATACTTCTGCTGGAAGGGCTACATTTAATGTTTTATTACTG GTTGATTCTTCCGATGATTGGGAATTAACAAATTTGATCTTGAGGAGAACTGGCTACCAGATTAAGGTTAGACAGACTGAGGCAGTGCTATTTGAAGAGAAATATTCATCGGATTTGCAT ATCAAAGTTCCTTATGGATTCTCAAACCAATTTGTGTTAGTAACTTCCAGTGGTACAAATTTACCGTTTAGCACCGGGGGAACATCTCAGCCGTCAAGCACGGAAAATGATGTCCG ATTGCGCGATATTGTTGTTTTGACCATGAGGATTTTCCAGAGTAAG GCTGTCGACGGTAAAAGGAAAGGCAAGGCATAA
- the LOC109714498 gene encoding uncharacterized protein LOC109714498 isoform X7, translating to MVTLGRRYRAPIIWHQNHRASIPNNSSGEELNTRFLDPEITELYSRSRFQEDEIVILQKQIAHACLRELELLNEKHILERKLSELRLAIDEKEDDAISGALKELTQKKNHLEENRRLVNDIKIAEEEVYKFTSSLISLLAEYNIRPPLLNASTLTSGAKHLYQNMEWKIRSLNKMQGSKHQYPQQPSNQHVEPVFDKTGFIHDYDLMDPRETVGPSGAYFEDNTGDGGNLRSNADLQFYMLNAQDNHEYSLDVGVLGEFPFPGINDFQIAGEARPGCTLRACGFPTNGTTLCIFQWVRYRENGTRESIEGATVPDYVVTADDVDTLLAVDCTPMDDNGRQGELVRVFANNQNKITCDPDMQRDIDSYTSAGRATFNVLLLVDSSDDWELTNLILRRTGYQIKVRQTEAVLFEEKYSSDLHIKVPYGFSNQFVLVTSSGTNLPFSTGGTSQPSSTENDVRLRDIVVLTMRIFQSKAVDGKRKGKA from the exons ATGGTGACTCTGGGCCGTCGATATCGAGCTCCGATTATTTG GCATCAAAATCACAGAGCATCTATTCCCAATAATTCAAGCGGGGAAGAACTCAATACCCGTTTCTTGGATCCAGAAATCACG GAACTTTACTCTAGATCTCGTTTCCAGGAAGACGAGATCGTGATTCTTCAAAAGCAAATTGCACATGCCTGCTTGAGA GAGCTTGAGTTGCTGAATGAGAAGCACATTTTGGAGAGAAAGCTTTCTGAATTACGACTG gCAATTGATGAGAAGGAGGATGATGCCATATCTGGGGCCTTAAAAGAATTAACTCAGAAGAAAAACCATCTGGAAGAAAATAGAAGGCTTGTTAATGATATAAAA ATTGCAGAGGAGGAAGTATACAAATTCACATCTTCTTTGATCAGCTTGTTGGCTGAATACAATATTCGTCCCCCTTTGCTAAATGCTTCAACACTGACAAGTGGCGCAAAG CACTTATACCAAAATATGGAATGGAAGATCAGATCTTTGAAT AAAATGCAGGGGTCAAAGCATCAGTACCCTCAGCAACCAAGCAATCAGCATGTCGAGCCGGTGTTTGACAAAACAGGCTTCATTCATGACTATGACCTGATGGATCCCAG GGAGACTGTAGGTCCTAGTGGTGCTTATTTCGAAGATAATACTGGCGATGGAGGAAACTTACGATCAAATGCCGATTTACAGTTTTACATGCTCAACGCGCAAGACAATCATGAATACTCTCTTGATG TTGGTGTACTAGGTGAGTTCCCCTTCCCCGGTATAAACGATTTTCAGATTGCTGGTGAGGCTAGGCCAGGTTGCACTTTAAGAGCTTGCGGCTTTCCTACAAATGGTACTACTCTATGTATCTTTCAG TGGGTTAGGTATCGCGAAAATGGCACTAGGGAGTCCATTGAAG gTGCCACAGTGCCAGACTACGTGGTAACTGCTGATGATGTTGATACCCTTCTTGCTGTAGACTGCACACCGATGGACGACAATGGCCGCCAG GGTGAATTGGTGAGGGTGTTCGCCAACAATCAGAACAAGATAACCTGTG ATCCAGACATGCAGCGTGACATCGATTCATATACTTCTGCTGGAAGGGCTACATTTAATGTTTTATTACTG GTTGATTCTTCCGATGATTGGGAATTAACAAATTTGATCTTGAGGAGAACTGGCTACCAGATTAAGGTTAGACAGACTGAGGCAGTGCTATTTGAAGAGAAATATTCATCGGATTTGCAT ATCAAAGTTCCTTATGGATTCTCAAACCAATTTGTGTTAGTAACTTCCAGTGGTACAAATTTACCGTTTAGCACCGGGGGAACATCTCAGCCGTCAAGCACGGAAAATGATGTCCG ATTGCGCGATATTGTTGTTTTGACCATGAGGATTTTCCAGAGTAAG GCTGTCGACGGTAAAAGGAAAGGCAAGGCATAA
- the LOC109714498 gene encoding uncharacterized protein LOC109714498 isoform X2 has product MYIYIYTYPLNHKTLGPGFDRSFAFPKKQHDIQQDMRDPFNSPVDIENADHRSPIELTRPDVMSPHTDYMLGNGDSGPSISSSDYLVRHQNHRASIPNNSSGEELNTRFLDPEITELYSRSRFQEDEIVILQKQIAHACLRELELLNEKHILERKLSELRLAIDEKEDDAISGALKELTQKKNHLEENRRLVNDIKIAEEEVYKFTSSLISLLAEYNIRPPLLNASTLTSGAKHLYQNMEWKIRSLNGSKHQYPQQPSNQHVEPVFDKTGFIHDYDLMDPRETVGPSGAYFEDNTGDGGNLRSNADLQFYMLNAQDNHEYSLDVGVLGEFPFPGINDFQIAGEARPGCTLRACGFPTNGTTLCIFQWVRYRENGTRESIEGATVPDYVVTADDVDTLLAVDCTPMDDNGRQGELVRVFANNQNKITCDPDMQRDIDSYTSAGRATFNVLLLVDSSDDWELTNLILRRTGYQIKVRQTEAVLFEEKYSSDLHIKVPYGFSNQFVLVTSSGTNLPFSTGGTSQPSSTENDVRLRDIVVLTMRIFQSKAVDGKRKGKA; this is encoded by the exons atgtatatatatatatatacatacccaTTAAATCATAAAACGCTTGGCCCCGGATTTGATCGGAGCTTCGCTTTCCCAAAGAAGCAG CACGATATACAACAGGATATGCGCGACCCTTTTAATTCTCCAGTAGATATTGAAAATGCGGATCACCGGTCACCGATTGAGCTCACACGGCCCGATGTGATGTCACCTCATACGGATTATATGCTTGGGAATGGTGACTCTGGGCCGTCGATATCGAGCTCCGATTATTTGGTCAG GCATCAAAATCACAGAGCATCTATTCCCAATAATTCAAGCGGGGAAGAACTCAATACCCGTTTCTTGGATCCAGAAATCACG GAACTTTACTCTAGATCTCGTTTCCAGGAAGACGAGATCGTGATTCTTCAAAAGCAAATTGCACATGCCTGCTTGAGA GAGCTTGAGTTGCTGAATGAGAAGCACATTTTGGAGAGAAAGCTTTCTGAATTACGACTG gCAATTGATGAGAAGGAGGATGATGCCATATCTGGGGCCTTAAAAGAATTAACTCAGAAGAAAAACCATCTGGAAGAAAATAGAAGGCTTGTTAATGATATAAAA ATTGCAGAGGAGGAAGTATACAAATTCACATCTTCTTTGATCAGCTTGTTGGCTGAATACAATATTCGTCCCCCTTTGCTAAATGCTTCAACACTGACAAGTGGCGCAAAG CACTTATACCAAAATATGGAATGGAAGATCAGATCTTTGAAT GGGTCAAAGCATCAGTACCCTCAGCAACCAAGCAATCAGCATGTCGAGCCGGTGTTTGACAAAACAGGCTTCATTCATGACTATGACCTGATGGATCCCAG GGAGACTGTAGGTCCTAGTGGTGCTTATTTCGAAGATAATACTGGCGATGGAGGAAACTTACGATCAAATGCCGATTTACAGTTTTACATGCTCAACGCGCAAGACAATCATGAATACTCTCTTGATG TTGGTGTACTAGGTGAGTTCCCCTTCCCCGGTATAAACGATTTTCAGATTGCTGGTGAGGCTAGGCCAGGTTGCACTTTAAGAGCTTGCGGCTTTCCTACAAATGGTACTACTCTATGTATCTTTCAG TGGGTTAGGTATCGCGAAAATGGCACTAGGGAGTCCATTGAAG gTGCCACAGTGCCAGACTACGTGGTAACTGCTGATGATGTTGATACCCTTCTTGCTGTAGACTGCACACCGATGGACGACAATGGCCGCCAG GGTGAATTGGTGAGGGTGTTCGCCAACAATCAGAACAAGATAACCTGTG ATCCAGACATGCAGCGTGACATCGATTCATATACTTCTGCTGGAAGGGCTACATTTAATGTTTTATTACTG GTTGATTCTTCCGATGATTGGGAATTAACAAATTTGATCTTGAGGAGAACTGGCTACCAGATTAAGGTTAGACAGACTGAGGCAGTGCTATTTGAAGAGAAATATTCATCGGATTTGCAT ATCAAAGTTCCTTATGGATTCTCAAACCAATTTGTGTTAGTAACTTCCAGTGGTACAAATTTACCGTTTAGCACCGGGGGAACATCTCAGCCGTCAAGCACGGAAAATGATGTCCG ATTGCGCGATATTGTTGTTTTGACCATGAGGATTTTCCAGAGTAAG GCTGTCGACGGTAAAAGGAAAGGCAAGGCATAA
- the LOC109714498 gene encoding uncharacterized protein LOC109714498 isoform X3: MYIYIYTYPLNHKTLGPGFDRSFAFPKKQHDIQQDMRDPFNSPVDIENADHRSPIELTRPDVMSPHTDYMLGNGDSGPSISSSDYLVRHQNHRASIPNNSSGEELNTRFLDPEITELYSRSRFQEDEIVILQKQIAHACLRELELLNEKHILERKLSELRLAIDEKEDDAISGALKELTQKKNHLEENRRLVNDIKIAEEEVYKFTSSLISLLAEYNIRPPLLNASTLTSGAKHLYQNMEWKIRSLNKMQGSKHQYPQQPSNQHVEPVFDKTGFIHDYDLMDPRETVGPSGAYFEDNTGDGGNLRSNADLQFYMLNAQDNHEYSLDGEFPFPGINDFQIAGEARPGCTLRACGFPTNGTTLCIFQWVRYRENGTRESIEGATVPDYVVTADDVDTLLAVDCTPMDDNGRQGELVRVFANNQNKITCDPDMQRDIDSYTSAGRATFNVLLLVDSSDDWELTNLILRRTGYQIKVRQTEAVLFEEKYSSDLHIKVPYGFSNQFVLVTSSGTNLPFSTGGTSQPSSTENDVRLRDIVVLTMRIFQSKAVDGKRKGKA; encoded by the exons atgtatatatatatatatacatacccaTTAAATCATAAAACGCTTGGCCCCGGATTTGATCGGAGCTTCGCTTTCCCAAAGAAGCAG CACGATATACAACAGGATATGCGCGACCCTTTTAATTCTCCAGTAGATATTGAAAATGCGGATCACCGGTCACCGATTGAGCTCACACGGCCCGATGTGATGTCACCTCATACGGATTATATGCTTGGGAATGGTGACTCTGGGCCGTCGATATCGAGCTCCGATTATTTGGTCAG GCATCAAAATCACAGAGCATCTATTCCCAATAATTCAAGCGGGGAAGAACTCAATACCCGTTTCTTGGATCCAGAAATCACG GAACTTTACTCTAGATCTCGTTTCCAGGAAGACGAGATCGTGATTCTTCAAAAGCAAATTGCACATGCCTGCTTGAGA GAGCTTGAGTTGCTGAATGAGAAGCACATTTTGGAGAGAAAGCTTTCTGAATTACGACTG gCAATTGATGAGAAGGAGGATGATGCCATATCTGGGGCCTTAAAAGAATTAACTCAGAAGAAAAACCATCTGGAAGAAAATAGAAGGCTTGTTAATGATATAAAA ATTGCAGAGGAGGAAGTATACAAATTCACATCTTCTTTGATCAGCTTGTTGGCTGAATACAATATTCGTCCCCCTTTGCTAAATGCTTCAACACTGACAAGTGGCGCAAAG CACTTATACCAAAATATGGAATGGAAGATCAGATCTTTGAAT AAAATGCAGGGGTCAAAGCATCAGTACCCTCAGCAACCAAGCAATCAGCATGTCGAGCCGGTGTTTGACAAAACAGGCTTCATTCATGACTATGACCTGATGGATCCCAG GGAGACTGTAGGTCCTAGTGGTGCTTATTTCGAAGATAATACTGGCGATGGAGGAAACTTACGATCAAATGCCGATTTACAGTTTTACATGCTCAACGCGCAAGACAATCATGAATACTCTCTTGATG GTGAGTTCCCCTTCCCCGGTATAAACGATTTTCAGATTGCTGGTGAGGCTAGGCCAGGTTGCACTTTAAGAGCTTGCGGCTTTCCTACAAATGGTACTACTCTATGTATCTTTCAG TGGGTTAGGTATCGCGAAAATGGCACTAGGGAGTCCATTGAAG gTGCCACAGTGCCAGACTACGTGGTAACTGCTGATGATGTTGATACCCTTCTTGCTGTAGACTGCACACCGATGGACGACAATGGCCGCCAG GGTGAATTGGTGAGGGTGTTCGCCAACAATCAGAACAAGATAACCTGTG ATCCAGACATGCAGCGTGACATCGATTCATATACTTCTGCTGGAAGGGCTACATTTAATGTTTTATTACTG GTTGATTCTTCCGATGATTGGGAATTAACAAATTTGATCTTGAGGAGAACTGGCTACCAGATTAAGGTTAGACAGACTGAGGCAGTGCTATTTGAAGAGAAATATTCATCGGATTTGCAT ATCAAAGTTCCTTATGGATTCTCAAACCAATTTGTGTTAGTAACTTCCAGTGGTACAAATTTACCGTTTAGCACCGGGGGAACATCTCAGCCGTCAAGCACGGAAAATGATGTCCG ATTGCGCGATATTGTTGTTTTGACCATGAGGATTTTCCAGAGTAAG GCTGTCGACGGTAAAAGGAAAGGCAAGGCATAA
- the LOC109714498 gene encoding uncharacterized protein LOC109714498 isoform X6 — protein sequence MRDPFNSPVDIENADHRSPIELTRPDVMSPHTDYMLGNGDSGPSISSSDYLVRHQNHRASIPNNSSGEELNTRFLDPEITELYSRSRFQEDEIVILQKQIAHACLRELELLNEKHILERKLSELRLAIDEKEDDAISGALKELTQKKNHLEENRRLVNDIKIAEEEVYKFTSSLISLLAEYNIRPPLLNASTLTSGAKHLYQNMEWKIRSLNKMQGSKHQYPQQPSNQHVEPVFDKTGFIHDYDLMDPRETVGPSGAYFEDNTGDGGNLRSNADLQFYMLNAQDNHEYSLDVGVLGEFPFPGINDFQIAGEARPGCTLRACGFPTNGTTLCIFQWVRYRENGTRESIEGATVPDYVVTADDVDTLLAVDCTPMDDNGRQGELVRVFANNQNKITCDPDMQRDIDSYTSAGRATFNVLLLVDSSDDWELTNLILRRTGYQIKVRQTEAVLFEEKYSSDLHIKVPYGFSNQFVLVTSSGTNLPFSTGGTSQPSSTENDVRLRDIVVLTMRIFQSKAVDGKRKGKA from the exons ATGCGCGACCCTTTTAATTCTCCAGTAGATATTGAAAATGCGGATCACCGGTCACCGATTGAGCTCACACGGCCCGATGTGATGTCACCTCATACGGATTATATGCTTGGGAATGGTGACTCTGGGCCGTCGATATCGAGCTCCGATTATTTGGTCAG GCATCAAAATCACAGAGCATCTATTCCCAATAATTCAAGCGGGGAAGAACTCAATACCCGTTTCTTGGATCCAGAAATCACG GAACTTTACTCTAGATCTCGTTTCCAGGAAGACGAGATCGTGATTCTTCAAAAGCAAATTGCACATGCCTGCTTGAGA GAGCTTGAGTTGCTGAATGAGAAGCACATTTTGGAGAGAAAGCTTTCTGAATTACGACTG gCAATTGATGAGAAGGAGGATGATGCCATATCTGGGGCCTTAAAAGAATTAACTCAGAAGAAAAACCATCTGGAAGAAAATAGAAGGCTTGTTAATGATATAAAA ATTGCAGAGGAGGAAGTATACAAATTCACATCTTCTTTGATCAGCTTGTTGGCTGAATACAATATTCGTCCCCCTTTGCTAAATGCTTCAACACTGACAAGTGGCGCAAAG CACTTATACCAAAATATGGAATGGAAGATCAGATCTTTGAAT AAAATGCAGGGGTCAAAGCATCAGTACCCTCAGCAACCAAGCAATCAGCATGTCGAGCCGGTGTTTGACAAAACAGGCTTCATTCATGACTATGACCTGATGGATCCCAG GGAGACTGTAGGTCCTAGTGGTGCTTATTTCGAAGATAATACTGGCGATGGAGGAAACTTACGATCAAATGCCGATTTACAGTTTTACATGCTCAACGCGCAAGACAATCATGAATACTCTCTTGATG TTGGTGTACTAGGTGAGTTCCCCTTCCCCGGTATAAACGATTTTCAGATTGCTGGTGAGGCTAGGCCAGGTTGCACTTTAAGAGCTTGCGGCTTTCCTACAAATGGTACTACTCTATGTATCTTTCAG TGGGTTAGGTATCGCGAAAATGGCACTAGGGAGTCCATTGAAG gTGCCACAGTGCCAGACTACGTGGTAACTGCTGATGATGTTGATACCCTTCTTGCTGTAGACTGCACACCGATGGACGACAATGGCCGCCAG GGTGAATTGGTGAGGGTGTTCGCCAACAATCAGAACAAGATAACCTGTG ATCCAGACATGCAGCGTGACATCGATTCATATACTTCTGCTGGAAGGGCTACATTTAATGTTTTATTACTG GTTGATTCTTCCGATGATTGGGAATTAACAAATTTGATCTTGAGGAGAACTGGCTACCAGATTAAGGTTAGACAGACTGAGGCAGTGCTATTTGAAGAGAAATATTCATCGGATTTGCAT ATCAAAGTTCCTTATGGATTCTCAAACCAATTTGTGTTAGTAACTTCCAGTGGTACAAATTTACCGTTTAGCACCGGGGGAACATCTCAGCCGTCAAGCACGGAAAATGATGTCCG ATTGCGCGATATTGTTGTTTTGACCATGAGGATTTTCCAGAGTAAG GCTGTCGACGGTAAAAGGAAAGGCAAGGCATAA
- the LOC109714498 gene encoding uncharacterized protein LOC109714498 isoform X5: MPNQQHDIQQDMRDPFNSPVDIENADHRSPIELTRPDVMSPHTDYMLGNGDSGPSISSSDYLVRHQNHRASIPNNSSGEELNTRFLDPEITELYSRSRFQEDEIVILQKQIAHACLRELELLNEKHILERKLSELRLAIDEKEDDAISGALKELTQKKNHLEENRRLVNDIKIAEEEVYKFTSSLISLLAEYNIRPPLLNASTLTSGAKHLYQNMEWKIRSLNKMQGSKHQYPQQPSNQHVEPVFDKTGFIHDYDLMDPRETVGPSGAYFEDNTGDGGNLRSNADLQFYMLNAQDNHEYSLDVGVLGEFPFPGINDFQIAGEARPGCTLRACGFPTNGTTLCIFQWVRYRENGTRESIEGATVPDYVVTADDVDTLLAVDCTPMDDNGRQGELVRVFANNQNKITCDPDMQRDIDSYTSAGRATFNVLLLVDSSDDWELTNLILRRTGYQIKVRQTEAVLFEEKYSSDLHIKVPYGFSNQFVLVTSSGTNLPFSTGGTSQPSSTENDVRLRDIVVLTMRIFQSKAVDGKRKGKA; encoded by the exons CACGATATACAACAGGATATGCGCGACCCTTTTAATTCTCCAGTAGATATTGAAAATGCGGATCACCGGTCACCGATTGAGCTCACACGGCCCGATGTGATGTCACCTCATACGGATTATATGCTTGGGAATGGTGACTCTGGGCCGTCGATATCGAGCTCCGATTATTTGGTCAG GCATCAAAATCACAGAGCATCTATTCCCAATAATTCAAGCGGGGAAGAACTCAATACCCGTTTCTTGGATCCAGAAATCACG GAACTTTACTCTAGATCTCGTTTCCAGGAAGACGAGATCGTGATTCTTCAAAAGCAAATTGCACATGCCTGCTTGAGA GAGCTTGAGTTGCTGAATGAGAAGCACATTTTGGAGAGAAAGCTTTCTGAATTACGACTG gCAATTGATGAGAAGGAGGATGATGCCATATCTGGGGCCTTAAAAGAATTAACTCAGAAGAAAAACCATCTGGAAGAAAATAGAAGGCTTGTTAATGATATAAAA ATTGCAGAGGAGGAAGTATACAAATTCACATCTTCTTTGATCAGCTTGTTGGCTGAATACAATATTCGTCCCCCTTTGCTAAATGCTTCAACACTGACAAGTGGCGCAAAG CACTTATACCAAAATATGGAATGGAAGATCAGATCTTTGAAT AAAATGCAGGGGTCAAAGCATCAGTACCCTCAGCAACCAAGCAATCAGCATGTCGAGCCGGTGTTTGACAAAACAGGCTTCATTCATGACTATGACCTGATGGATCCCAG GGAGACTGTAGGTCCTAGTGGTGCTTATTTCGAAGATAATACTGGCGATGGAGGAAACTTACGATCAAATGCCGATTTACAGTTTTACATGCTCAACGCGCAAGACAATCATGAATACTCTCTTGATG TTGGTGTACTAGGTGAGTTCCCCTTCCCCGGTATAAACGATTTTCAGATTGCTGGTGAGGCTAGGCCAGGTTGCACTTTAAGAGCTTGCGGCTTTCCTACAAATGGTACTACTCTATGTATCTTTCAG TGGGTTAGGTATCGCGAAAATGGCACTAGGGAGTCCATTGAAG gTGCCACAGTGCCAGACTACGTGGTAACTGCTGATGATGTTGATACCCTTCTTGCTGTAGACTGCACACCGATGGACGACAATGGCCGCCAG GGTGAATTGGTGAGGGTGTTCGCCAACAATCAGAACAAGATAACCTGTG ATCCAGACATGCAGCGTGACATCGATTCATATACTTCTGCTGGAAGGGCTACATTTAATGTTTTATTACTG GTTGATTCTTCCGATGATTGGGAATTAACAAATTTGATCTTGAGGAGAACTGGCTACCAGATTAAGGTTAGACAGACTGAGGCAGTGCTATTTGAAGAGAAATATTCATCGGATTTGCAT ATCAAAGTTCCTTATGGATTCTCAAACCAATTTGTGTTAGTAACTTCCAGTGGTACAAATTTACCGTTTAGCACCGGGGGAACATCTCAGCCGTCAAGCACGGAAAATGATGTCCG ATTGCGCGATATTGTTGTTTTGACCATGAGGATTTTCCAGAGTAAG GCTGTCGACGGTAAAAGGAAAGGCAAGGCATAA